Proteins from one Pseudomonas bijieensis genomic window:
- a CDS encoding carbohydrate ABC transporter permease — MNKVQNNKAWWLVLPVFLLVAFSAVIPMMTVVNYSVQDIFDQSSRYFVGADWYKQVLLDPRLHDSLLRQFIYSACVLLIEIPLGIAIALTMPTKGKWSSLVLIILAIPLLIPWNVVGTIWQIFGRADIGLLGSTLNGLGINYNYAANTMDAWVTVLVMDVWHWTSLVALLCYSGLRAIPDVYYQAARIDRASNWAVFRHIQLPKMKSVLLIAVMLRFMDSFMIYTEPFVLTGGGPGNATTFLSQTLTQMAIGQFDLGPAAAFSLVYFLIILLVSWLFYTAMTHSDANR, encoded by the coding sequence ATGAACAAGGTGCAGAACAACAAGGCCTGGTGGCTGGTGTTGCCGGTGTTCCTGCTGGTGGCCTTCAGCGCCGTGATCCCGATGATGACCGTGGTCAACTATTCGGTGCAGGACATCTTCGACCAGTCCAGCCGCTACTTCGTCGGCGCCGACTGGTACAAGCAGGTGCTGCTCGATCCACGGCTGCACGATTCATTGCTGCGTCAGTTCATCTATTCGGCGTGCGTGTTGCTGATCGAAATCCCCCTGGGCATCGCCATCGCCCTGACCATGCCGACCAAGGGCAAATGGTCGTCACTGGTGTTGATCATCCTGGCGATCCCGCTGCTGATTCCCTGGAACGTGGTGGGCACCATCTGGCAGATTTTCGGCCGCGCCGACATCGGCTTGCTGGGTTCGACCCTCAACGGCCTGGGCATCAACTACAACTATGCGGCCAACACCATGGACGCCTGGGTCACCGTGCTGGTGATGGACGTCTGGCACTGGACTTCGTTGGTCGCGCTGCTGTGCTATTCGGGGCTGCGGGCGATTCCGGATGTGTACTACCAGGCCGCGCGGATCGACCGCGCATCGAACTGGGCCGTGTTCCGCCACATCCAGTTGCCGAAGATGAAGAGTGTGCTGCTGATCGCCGTGATGCTGCGCTTCATGGACAGCTTCATGATCTACACCGAGCCGTTCGTACTCACCGGCGGCGGGCCGGGTAACGCCACCACGTTCCTCAGCCAGACCCTGACGCAGATGGCCATTGGTCAATTCGACCTGGGGCCGGCGGCGGCGTTTTCCCTGGTGTACTTCCTGATCATTCTGTTGGTGTCGTGGCTGTTCTATACCGCCATGACGCACTCCGACGCCAACCGTTGA
- a CDS encoding ABC transporter ATP-binding protein, protein MAEIRLQNLAHSYTSTPAGPEDYAIREMNHIWEQGGAYALLGPSGCGKSTLLNIISGLLSPSEGQVMFDSKVVNDLTPERRNIAQVFQFPVVYDTMTVFDNLAFPLRNQGMAEARIHTKVQEIAEVLDLQNLLDKKARNLTADEKQKVSMGRGLVRDDVSAILFDEPLTVIDPHLKWKLRRKLKQIHEQFNITMVYVTHDQLEASTFADKIAVMYGGQIVQFGTPRDLFERPSHTFVGYFIGSPGMNLIEVTAQPGGVGFGSTHLPLSETLQQRVAQAQGKTLKVGIRPEFVHVWDGPYDDAMRADVVHVEDLGTYKILTLNLDGAPLKVRLAEDKPVPEGTAYISFPAQWLMVYADEYLLEPLSEVQP, encoded by the coding sequence ATGGCTGAAATTCGTTTGCAGAACCTCGCCCACAGCTACACCAGCACCCCGGCGGGCCCTGAGGACTACGCGATCCGCGAGATGAACCACATCTGGGAGCAGGGCGGCGCCTATGCGCTGCTCGGGCCCTCGGGCTGCGGCAAATCCACCTTGCTCAATATCATCTCCGGACTGCTCAGCCCCTCCGAAGGCCAGGTGATGTTCGACAGCAAGGTCGTCAACGACCTGACTCCGGAGCGGCGCAACATCGCCCAGGTGTTCCAGTTCCCGGTGGTGTACGACACCATGACCGTGTTCGACAACCTGGCGTTCCCGCTGCGTAACCAGGGCATGGCCGAAGCCAGGATCCACACCAAGGTGCAGGAAATCGCCGAGGTCCTGGACCTGCAGAACCTGCTGGACAAAAAGGCCCGCAACCTCACCGCCGACGAAAAACAGAAAGTCTCCATGGGCCGCGGGCTAGTGCGCGACGATGTGTCGGCGATCCTGTTCGATGAGCCACTGACGGTGATCGACCCGCACCTGAAATGGAAGCTGCGGCGCAAGCTCAAGCAGATCCACGAGCAGTTCAACATCACCATGGTCTACGTCACCCACGACCAGTTGGAAGCCTCGACTTTCGCCGACAAGATCGCCGTGATGTATGGCGGCCAGATCGTGCAGTTCGGCACGCCCCGGGACTTGTTCGAGCGCCCGAGCCACACCTTTGTCGGTTACTTCATCGGCAGCCCGGGGATGAACCTGATCGAAGTCACGGCGCAGCCCGGCGGCGTCGGCTTCGGCTCGACCCACTTGCCCCTGTCCGAAACCCTGCAACAACGCGTTGCCCAGGCCCAGGGCAAAACCCTGAAGGTCGGTATTCGTCCGGAATTCGTGCATGTCTGGGACGGCCCATACGACGACGCGATGCGGGCCGACGTGGTCCACGTCGAAGACCTGGGCACCTACAAGATCCTGACCCTCAACCTTGATGGCGCGCCGTTGAAAGTACGCCTGGCCGAAGACAAGCCGGTGCCGGAAGGCACGGCGTACATCAGTTTTCCGGCCCAATGGTTGATGGTTTATGCCGATGAATACTTGCTGGAACCACTGAGCGAGGTGCAGCCATGA
- a CDS encoding carbohydrate ABC transporter permease, which yields MSKRKLIPLLIYILFLLVPIYWLLNMSFKSNTEILGSLTLWPQDFTFHNYKVIFTDPSWYTGYLNSLYYVSLNTVISLTVALPAAYAFSRYRFLGDKHLFFWLLTNRMAPPAVFLLPFFQLYSSIGLFDTHIAVALAHCLFNVPLAVWILEGFMSGVPKEIDETAYIDGYSFPKFFAKIFIPLIGSGIGVTAFFCFMFSWVELLLARTLTSVNAKPIAAVMTRTVSASGIDWGVLAAAGVLTILPGMLVIWFVRNHVAKGFALGRV from the coding sequence ATGAGCAAGAGAAAGCTGATTCCGCTTTTGATCTACATCCTGTTCCTGCTGGTGCCCATCTACTGGCTGCTGAACATGTCGTTCAAGAGCAACACCGAGATCCTCGGCAGCCTGACCCTGTGGCCCCAGGATTTCACGTTCCACAACTACAAGGTGATCTTCACCGACCCGAGCTGGTACACCGGTTACCTCAACTCGCTGTACTACGTCAGCCTGAACACGGTGATTTCCCTGACCGTCGCGCTGCCGGCGGCCTATGCGTTTTCCCGCTACCGCTTCCTCGGGGACAAGCACCTGTTCTTCTGGCTGCTGACCAACCGCATGGCACCACCGGCGGTGTTTCTGTTGCCGTTCTTCCAGCTGTATTCGTCCATCGGCCTGTTCGATACCCATATCGCCGTGGCCTTGGCCCATTGCCTGTTCAACGTGCCGCTGGCGGTGTGGATCCTCGAAGGCTTCATGTCCGGGGTGCCGAAAGAAATTGACGAGACCGCCTACATTGACGGCTACAGTTTCCCCAAGTTCTTCGCCAAGATTTTCATCCCGTTGATCGGCTCCGGCATCGGTGTCACGGCATTCTTCTGCTTCATGTTTTCCTGGGTCGAACTGCTGCTGGCGCGCACGCTTACCTCGGTCAATGCCAAGCCGATCGCCGCGGTGATGACCCGCACCGTGTCGGCCTCCGGGATCGATTGGGGTGTGCTGGCGGCGGCGGGGGTGTTGACCATCCTGCCGGGCATGCTGGTGATCTGGTTCGTTCGCAACCACGTGGC